Within Bdellovibrio bacteriovorus HD100, the genomic segment GCATTGTAATAGATCTCTTCCTGAACTTTAGCAGAAAGATCACGAGCCGCTGCAGAGTCAAACGGAAGCTTCATAAGGAACAAAGCATCCTGCAGACCCATCACGCCCAGACCCACTGGACGCCATTTGTGGTTGGAGTCCTGAGCTGTTGGGATCGGGTAGAAGTTGATGTCCACAACGCGGTCCAGGTATTTCACAGCCGTGCGAACAGAACGAGCCAGTTTTTCGAAGTTGAACTGACCGTTTTCCACGTGGCGAGCCAGATTCACGGAACCTAGGTTGCACACTGCAGTTTCTTTGTCAGAGGTCACTTCAAGGATCTCTGTGCACAGGTTGGAAAGGTGGATCACATTTCCAGCTTCGCCAGTCTGGTTGGCTTTCAAATTCGCATGGTCTTTGAAAGTCATCCAGCCGTTACCAGTCTGAGCCAATGTTTTCATCATACGGCTGTACAGGTCGCGAGCTTTAAGTTGTTTAATGTAAAGTTTCTTTTCTTCGGCTTCAACGTAAGCTTTTTCGAACTCTTCACCGTAAGTGTCCACGAAATGAGGAACCACTTTCGGGTCGAACAAAGACCACATCGCATCAGCTTCAACGCGCTTCATGAACAAGTCTGGAACCCAGTTTGCCAAGTTCAGGTTGTGCGCACGTTTTGCTTCGTCACCCGTGTTGTCGCGAAGTTCAAGGAACTCCTCGATGTCACCGTGCCAAGTTTCAAGATAAACGCAGGCTGCCCCTTTACGTTTACCACCCTGATTGACCGCCGCAACGGAAGAATCCATTGTTTTCAGCCAAGGGATGATACCGTTGGAGTGACCGTTGGTTCCTTTGATCAAAGAACCACGGGAACGAACGCGGGAGTAAGCCACGCCGATACCGCCGGCGAATTTGGACAGAAGGGCGATGTCCGTGTATTTCTGATAGATGGCAGACAAGTCATCGCTTGGAGAATCCAAAAGATAACAAGAAGACATCTGCGGACGCATGGTTCCGGAGTTGAACAAAGTCGGGGTGGACGGCATGTAGTCGTGAGAGGAGATCAAGCGATAGAACTCGATAGCCTCTTCCACGGATTGCGCCAGACCGCAGGCAACACGCATGAAGAAGTATTGAGGAGTCTCAAACACCTGACGAGTTGTTGGGTTTTTCAACAGATAACGGTCGTAAACAGTTCTTAGACCGAAGTATTCGAAACGGTCTGTTCTGTACGGCTCGATAGCTGCGCAAAGAGCTGCCTTGTTGGTTTCAACGAATTTGTAAGTGTGCTCAGCAAGAAGACCTGCCTGATAGCCGAAGCTGACAGAGTCCGCGAAAGATTGGATCTTCTGAGAACGAACTTCTTCGTCAATATATGTGGAAAGAAGGCGGGCCGCCAGACGGGAATACTCTGGGTCTTCGCCGATCAGCAAAGAAGCTGTCTGGATGCAAAGGTTATCCAATTCCTTTGTGGAAGCGCCGTCGTAAAGACCGCTGATCGCCTTGGTGGCAACACGCAAAGGATCCACCTGAGTCAACCCCTGGCAGTTCTTGGTTACGCGCTCAACGATTTTTGTCACGTCCACTGGCTCCAGTGTGCCATCGCGCTTTTTAACTCTCATGATGTGAGCTGTTGTTTCCAACATGGCTGTATCCCCTCTGCCCAGTTCCGTTTGGGCAAAAAAATCCCGCCCCAAGATCTTCACCCCTCGCAAAGACTTAGGTCTGGTTAAATGCATATATAAAGTTGTATGGTAATTGGTGAGAACGAAGTTGCTAATCCTTAGCTGTTTCCCTTGAATCCCCCTTAGTTGCCTTTCGGCTTGCCACTATATCTAGTGGTCTCTAATTGGTGACATATCCATATGCCGGGTATCTCTCTCAATTCCGATCTTGTAATTCTTTCGGAGATGTTTCAAGAACAATTTTAAAAATAACGCCGATTTTTTTGTGACGTTGCCCATCAAATAAGCAGAAAAAGACTTCCCCTTGACTCATCTGTCGTGCAAACAAAACTGGCAAGAGCTTGTAATTTTACCTCGTAAAACTAAAGTCCAGTGCTGAAACCTTAAATTTGGGGGCTTAAAGCTGAAATTTCCCTGTACTGATCTTACACAATCTTAAATTGTGCAGAAACTAGGCACGGACTGCGTCTGTTCTTTGGGATTTTTCGAACAAACGTTTCTGCAAAAGCAGGTCGGACTCGTTCAAAGCGGCAAAGTTTTGGGACTGGTAAGAGCCATGGGAGCGCAAAACATCGATAATATGCTGATGTATTCCCATCTTGTTTCTTGTCCACTCGGGGGCCACAAGTTCATCCCAGCGCGAAGAGTACGCCGCCAGACGGTGCAAAGCCAAACGCGGGGAAAGATGCTGCAGGAACAGCTCCACACGGCGTGTGTAGGTGTCTTTGTCGATCGGTAGGAATTCACCCTTGTGATACATCTCTTCCAGAGGTGTGT encodes:
- a CDS encoding ribonucleoside-diphosphate reductase subunit alpha, which encodes MLETTAHIMRVKKRDGTLEPVDVTKIVERVTKNCQGLTQVDPLRVATKAISGLYDGASTKELDNLCIQTASLLIGEDPEYSRLAARLLSTYIDEEVRSQKIQSFADSVSFGYQAGLLAEHTYKFVETNKAALCAAIEPYRTDRFEYFGLRTVYDRYLLKNPTTRQVFETPQYFFMRVACGLAQSVEEAIEFYRLISSHDYMPSTPTLFNSGTMRPQMSSCYLLDSPSDDLSAIYQKYTDIALLSKFAGGIGVAYSRVRSRGSLIKGTNGHSNGIIPWLKTMDSSVAAVNQGGKRKGAACVYLETWHGDIEEFLELRDNTGDEAKRAHNLNLANWVPDLFMKRVEADAMWSLFDPKVVPHFVDTYGEEFEKAYVEAEEKKLYIKQLKARDLYSRMMKTLAQTGNGWMTFKDHANLKANQTGEAGNVIHLSNLCTEILEVTSDKETAVCNLGSVNLARHVENGQFNFEKLARSVRTAVKYLDRVVDINFYPIPTAQDSNHKWRPVGLGVMGLQDALFLMKLPFDSAAARDLSAKVQEEIYYNALVTSCELSEKHGPHGAFEQTKAAKGLLQYDLWGVTPSQPERFEKLKEKIKKHGLRNSLMIAIAPTATIASIVGCYEAIEPQVSNLFKRETLSGEFMQINKYLVSDLKAMGIWTEEVRNEIKLQDGSIQDVAMIPPQIKELYRTVWEIPMKSLVDMAADRGAYIDQAQSLNLFQESPTIGKLSSMYMYAWKKGVKTTYYLRSRPATKIAKTTVKASSNSANPTASESMMDAAPAQEAKKSYSDAEVIACSLENPEACEACQ